In a single window of the Candoia aspera isolate rCanAsp1 chromosome 14, rCanAsp1.hap2, whole genome shotgun sequence genome:
- the PGP gene encoding glycerol-3-phosphate phosphatase, translated as MAAKECRRLDAALARQVLAEAEAVLFDCDGVLWRGEAALPGAAEALRRLEARGAKRLCYVTNNSSRTRQAYTEKLRRLGFPPALPGQVFGSAYCAARHLSRALPPGGAAYVLGGPALSAELEALGVAHLGVGPAPEPGSAHFGARAPLDPAVRAVVVGFDEHFSYGKLCLALRYLLRGDRDGRGCLLVGTNRDNRLPLEGGSAVPGTGCLVKAVETAAEREAFIVGKPSRFMFECVASEFKINPAHTIMVGDRLDTDILMGNNCGLTTLLTLTGVTTLDEVKSHLSSDCPERKSLVPDYYVDSIADLLPALTD; from the exons ATGGCGGCGAAGGAGTGCCGGCGGCTGGACGCGGCGCTGGCGCGGCAGGTGCTGGCCGAGGCCGAGGCGGTGCTCTTCGACTGCGACGGCGTGCTGTGGCGCGGCGAGGCGGCGCTGCCCGGCGCGGCGGAGGCGCTGCGGCGGCTGGAGGCGCGCGGCGCGAAGCGGCTCTGCTACGTGACCAACAACTCCTCGCGGACGCGCCAGGCCTACACGGAGAAGCTGCGGCGGCTGGGCTTCCCGCCGGCGCTGCCGGGCCAGGTCTTCGGCTCCGCCTACTGCGCCGCGCGCCACCTGAGCCGCGCGCTCCCGCCCGGCGGCGCCGCCTACGTGCTGGGCGGGCCGGCGCTGAGCGCGGAGCTGGAGGCGCTGGGCGTGGCGCACCTGGGCGTCGGCCCCGCCCCCGAGCCCGGCTCCGCCCACTTCGGCGCGCGCGCCCCGCTCGACCCCGCCGTGCGCGCCGTGGTGGTGGGCTTCGACGAGCACTTCAGCTACGGCAAGCTCTGCCTGGCGCTGCGCTACCTGCTGCGCGGGGACCGCGACGGCCGGGGCTGCCTCCTGGTGGGCACCAACCGCGACAACCGCCTCCCGCTCGAGGGCGGCAGCGCCGTGCCCG GGACTGGCTGCCTTGTCAAAGCAGTGGAGACTGCCGCAGAGCGCGAAGCATTCATTGTTGGCAAGCCCAGCCGCTTCATGTTTGAGTGTGTGGCCAGCGAGTTTAAGATTAACCCTGCTCACACCATCATGGTCGGTGACCGCCTGGACACAGACATCCTCATGGGCAACAACTGCGGCCTGACAACCCTCCTCACTCTCACCGGGGTCACTACACTGGATGAGGTTAAAAGCCACCTAAGCAGTGACTGTCCTGAGCGCAAAAGTCTAGTCCCCGATTACTATGTTGATAGCATAGCTGACCTCCTCCCTGCTCTCACAGACTGA